The Thermotoga caldifontis AZM44c09 genomic interval CGGTGGTGACATGGACAGGATCACGAAGATCCTGGGTGGCCACATGGATCTCAGTCCAATCGCACTCTCTGCGGCCGTACCGTTCCTCAAATCCGGTGAACTGAAAGCGCTCGCAGTTCTCTCACCCGAGAGAGATCCGTTCTTGCCGGATGTACCGACCGCGAAGGAGCTCGGCTTGGAAGAACTCGTCTTCACCCAGGACCAGATGTTCTTCATGCCAAAAGGAACACCAGAGGAGATAGTGAAAACTTTTGCCAACGCGATCAAGCAAGTTATCCAGCTCAAAGAGTGCGTGGATGAACTGGCGGAGAAGGCCTTCGCTATTCCGATGTACATGGACGGCGAGGAGATGTTGAACTTCTTGAAGTGGGAAGATGAAAGGTTCGATCGGTTTGCGAAGGCTGCTGGCCTGAAGAAATGAGATCGTCTGCTGGGGGCTCGGCCCCCAGCTTTGTGGGGGTAATCGAGATGCGCTTTGGCAAGGATTTCTACTCTGGTCTGGTCTTTGCCGTGATCGCTGGGTGGATGATCTCGGAGAGTCAAAAGATAAGAAGGCTGAGGTTCGATGTTCTGGACAACGCTTTCTTCCCAACGATGGCTGCGGTCCTGTTATTGATCTTTTCAGCTGGGCTGATCGTGCAGGCGTTGCTCAGCAAAGAGAAATCTTCTCCTTTCAGAGTCAAGAAACCGGTCAGGATCGTTCTGTTCCTTGCCAGCTGCATAGCTTACGTCCTTTTGATGGAACCTGCAGGTTTTTTGCTATCGAGTATTCTGTTCGCCTTGGCCACTTGTTTGATCATATCCTGGCCGTTCAAAGCTAAAACGATCGTTTATTCTGCGATCTTTTCTGTTGCGACGAGCTACGTGATCTGGTACGTTTTCGAGAAACTGCTTCGATTGGTGCTTCCCTGAGGTGAGAAAATGACGATAAAGCTCGCTTACGACAAGGATAAACACCTCGAGATCGAAATACCAAATCGAAACCTTTTGTCCATCGCTCAGGCACGTTTCCCCCGTGCGGCTGTCGATCCTACAGCCGAGTTGAAGAGATCTCTTCTTAATCCGATCGGTTCGGCAAGGCTGAGCGAGATCGTCGATAGTCGAAGCAGGGTCGCCATCGTTGTGACGGACATGACGCGGTACGCCATGGATGAAATCGTGAGCGAACTTTTACTGGAAGAGCTCCACAGATCCGGTGTGAAAAAAGAGAACGTTTTCTTTTTGATCGCCCTCGGTACGCACAGACCTATGAGTCGTGAAGAGATCGAAGAAAAGCTCGGGAAAAGGATCGTCAGTGAGTACGCCGTGTACAACCACGATTGTCGAAACGATCTGGTCTATCTTGGAGAAAGTTCTGCAGGCTTTCCGATGAAAATCAACAAAAGGTTGATGGAAGCGGATGTGAAGATCACCGTTGGTGTGATCGAACCACATTTGTTCGCCGGCTACAGTGGTGGTGTGAAGACCATCTGCGTTGGTCTAGCCGGGATGGAGACCATAGGTGCCACGCACAGTTTGAGGGTGCTTTCAGATGCGAGGACCAGGCTCGGTGTCATAGAAAACAACATCTTCAGAGAGTTTTTGAACGAGATGGCTGAGAAGGTGAGGATCGATTTCACGGTCAACCTTGTGTTGAACGAGGAAAAACAGCTCGTTGCAGCGTTCTCGGGCCATCCCATAAAATCCTTCGAGACCGCTGTGAAATTCACAAGATCGTGCGTGGAGGTAAAGGTACCGGCGGTTGCGGACGTCGTGATCTCCTGCCCAGGTTATCCGAAGAGTGTGAATCTTTATCAGGCCACGCGCGCCGCGAACTCCGTGGTCCTTGGTCCCAAGCCAGTTGTGAAAAAGGGTGGGATCATTCTCATACCCGCACGGTGTGAAGACGGTCTTGGGGACGACAGTTACTACAGGTTCATGTCCAGTTTCGACAGCTTCGCCAGTTTCAGAGAGCACGTATTCACACACGGCTTTGGCGTCGGGGAGCACAAATCTTACGTTCTCGCGAGGATTTTGTCTCACGCTTCGATCGTTATGAGCGATTGTGAGATAGAAGACGATGTTTTGAGAAGGATCTTCCTTTCGAAGGTTTCCACGCTTCAACGAGCTGTGGATCGGATTTTGAGTGAGAATCCCAACGCGGAGTTCCTCGTGATACCGAACGGTGTGCACACGATACCCATACTGGAGGGATAAGAGATGAAGGTGATGATCGTTCAGCCAATCCATGAGAACGGTGTGAAAATGCTTCTGAACGCGGGTTTTGAGGTGATTCACGCGTCCAGTCCCGAACCGTCCGTCGTGGCGAGGGAGATCGTCGATTGTGACGGGGTCATCGTTAGAACAGCCCCTTTCACGGCCGAGATCATAAGAAGCGCTCCGAAACTCAAAGTCATCGCGAGGCACGGCGTGGGAGTGGACAACATCGACGTTGAAGAAGCTTCGAAACACGGAATTTACGTCGTCAACACCCCGAACGCGAACGCACTCTCCGTGGCCGAGGCAACGGTCGCTTTCATACTCGCTCTGGCGAAGAAGCTCAAGGAGATGGACGTGGCCACTCGAAAAGGAGAATTCAAAATAAGGGACCTGTTCTCGACTATGGACATCGACGGCAAGGTCCTCGGAATAATCGGGCTCGGCAGGATAGGTTCGCTCGTTGCGAAGAAATGCCAGGCGGCTTTCTCCATGAAGGTTCTCGCTTTCGATCCTTACATCGACCCAGCCAGGGCGTTTGAGCTCGGCGTCGAGCTCGTTTCACTCGAACGATTGCTGAAGGAATCTGATTTCGTCACGATTCATGTTCCCCTGACTCCAGAAACGAAAGGTATGATAGGTGAGGCACAGCTGCGTTTGATGAAACCGACGGCCTACATCATCAACATGTCGCGGGGCCCGATATGGGACGAGCTCGCCGTGTTGAAGGCCGTTGAGGAAGGATGGATCGCTGGGGCGGCCACGGACGTGTTCGTCGAAGAGCCTCCAAAGCCCGATCATCCTTTCTTCAAATGCGAGAAGATCCTGCTCACTCCGCACAACGCCGCACTGACGAAAGAGTGTGTCGTCCGCATGGCCGAAGGTGCCGCCCAGGGTGTGATAGAGGTTCTGACGGGTAAAAGGCCGAGCTTTCCGGTGAATATGGACCTGCTCAAGAAGTACGGAAAGATATGAGGGAGGGACATGAAGATGTCGTTCGTTCCGAAGGGAGTCATTCCGGCAGTCGTCACTCCGATGAACAAAGATGAGAGCATCAACGAATCGGCGTTCAGAAAGCTCTTAAACTACCTCGTTGACAACGGCGTTCACGGGGTTTTCATCATAGGAAGCCAAGGAGAATTCTATGCACTGACGAGAGAAGAAAAGATTAGGCTCATGGAAATAGCCGTGGAAGAAGTGAACGGTCGAGTCCCCGTCTATGCGGGTACAGGTGGCATAACCACGCGTGAGGTCATCGAACTCAACGATGCTGCAGAGAAGATCGGAGTCGATGCGGTTTCGATCATCACACCATACTACATCAGCCCCTCTCAGGAAGAACTGTACGAACATTACGTGAAGATCGCTAAGGCCACGAAGCTTCCTGTGCTGCTTTACAACAATCCCGGAAGGACAGGCGGTGTGAAGCTCGAACCAAGGACAGTGGAAAGGCTCGCGGAGATAGACAACATCGTCGGTATAAAGGACAGCAGCGGCGATTTGACCAACACCAGCGATTACATAAGGAGGACCAAAGGTAAGAACTTCCACGTGCTCGCGGGCAGAGACACGCTCATACTCGCGACGCTTCTGTACGGCGGAACCGGTTCGATCGCAGCCACGGCGAACGTCGCGCCGAAACTGGTTGCGAGCATATACGACTACTTCGTGAAGGGTGATCTCGAGAACGCAAAACGTGCCCAGGAAGAACTCACACCGCTGAGGCTCGCCTTCGAACTTGGAACGTTCCCGGTGGTCATCAAGGAAGCGTTGAACATGATCGGTATCGAGGCGGGTCCAGCGCGTGGACCAATAAGATCACTGAGCGAGGAGAAGAAGGCGGAACTGAGGAAAGTTCTTCAGAACATGAAACTTCTGTGAGGTGAAAAGGATGCTTCGGGAGAACAGAACGAAAAAGCTTTTGAAGGAAGGAAAACACGCGATAGGCATCATGGTGAGTGAGATAAGGACTCCCGGCATAGCCCAGATGCTGGCGACGGCGGGATTCGATTTCTTCGTGATCGACATGGAACATTCCCCATTCAGTCTCGAAACCGTTCAGGACATGGTGTGGGCCGCGAGGGCTGGGGGCATAACTCCCATCGTGAGGGTGCCCACCAGGTACGGCCATCACAACCTCTCGAGGCCTCTCGACAGTGGTGCGGAGGGTTTGCTCGTACCGCAGGTTCAGACGCGCGAAGAAGTCGAAGAGATAATCAGGGCGACCAAGTATTATCCTCTCGGCGAAAGGGGCATGGCGCTCAGGAGGACCCCCACAGGATTCGCCTCCTACAAGGGTGAGGAAGTGACTCGGTGGGCCAACGAGAACACGCTGATCATACTGCAGATAGAAAGCAAAAAAGCCATAGATCATCTTGAAGAGCTCATCATGCCCGGTGTCGACGCGTGCCTCATAGGACCCAACGATCTCTCTCAGAGTCTTGGCGTGCCTGGCGATACGAAACATCCTCTCGTACAGGAGTACGTAGAAAAGTTCGTGGAAAAGTGCTTGAAACTGAACGTTCCTTGTGGTATACATCTTCCTAGCCCGGAAGCTCTGCAGCCCTGGATCGAAAAGGGCATGAAGCTTCTGATGTGTTCGAGTGATATCAACTTGATCGTCGATAACGGCAAAAAGATCGTCGACACGTTGAAACAGATGACCCAAGGGAGGTGAACGAATGTATCCCTGGCACGACACGTTCCACATGGGACTGATACACTTCATGGCTTACCCCGGCGCGAAGAGCGAAGAAGAGATACTTTCAACGGTGAAAAGAGTGCTCGCCGATGAGTTCTTTCAGGCCATAGAGGTGAGTGCCCTCGTTGAGGAAGACACTTTGAAAAAGATCGGAAAGATGTGTGAGGTCGCCAGAGTCGAACTGCTCGTCGCGGCACAACCGCTGGTCCTCTCTAAGAAATTGAATCTGAACTCTCTCAACGAAGAAGAAAGAAAAGCCGCCGTACAGGAAATCAAAAAGGCGATCGACAAAGCCTACACGGCGAACGCGAAAGCGATAGCCTTTCTGAGTGGTAGGATGCCTGAAAGGGACAGGCTCGAGACGGCCAAAGAAAGGTTGATCGATTCTCTTTGTGAAATATGTTTCTACGCGAAAGAAAGATCGGCGCAGTACGGTTACACGCTGGCTGTGAACCTTGAGGTGTTCGATTACTCGATCGAGAAGAACGCGCTCGTAGGTCCCGCACCGATCGCCTTCGAGGTAGCATCGAGGGTCAGAGCTTTCCACGACAACTTCGGTTTAACGATCGATCTTTCGCACCAGCCACTCGTGTTCGAAGATTCGTTCTACACGCTCGGCTTGCTTTCACCCTTCGTGACGCACATCCACGTGGGCAACGCCGTGCTCGAACCGGGCCATCCAGCCTACGGAGACCAGCATCCAAGGTTTGGAATAAAGGGTGGAAAGAACGATGTGGATGAACTCGCCTATTTCTTGAAGGCGCTCTACAAGATCGGTTACTTCGATAAAAAAGTTGCCACAGAGAAACCAATCGTATCCTTCGAGGTCAAACCCTTGGCAGATGAAGATCCCGATCTTGTGGTTGCGAACGCGAAGAGAACTTTCTTGGCGGCCTATGCAAAATTTCTGAAGGAGGTTTGAGGAATGAAGAGGTTCAAAGTTTTCGTGACTCGCCAGATCCTTCCAGAGGGTTTGAACATGCTCAAAGAAAAGTTCGACGTCGAGGTCAGCGACTACGACGGGGTCATTCCGAGGGACGTGCTGTTGAAGAAGGTTAGAGGTGTCGATGCGTTGCTCTGTTTGCTCACCGACAACATAGACGCAGAGGTCATGGACGCAGCCGGGCCGAATCTGAAGATCATAGCGAATTACGCCGTCGGTTACAACAACATCGATGTTGAAGCGGCGACCAAGAGAGGCATCATGGTGACGAACACACCGGGAGTTTTGACCGAAACCACGGCGGATTTCGCCTGGGCACTCTTGATGGCCATAGCGCGCAGGGTCGTCGAGGCGGACAAGTTCGTGAGGGCTGGAAAGTTCCGCGGCTGGGAACCCATGCTCCTTCTCGGTAACGATGTCTACGGTGCGACGCTCGGTGTCGTTGGTTTCGGGCGTATAGGTCAGGCCGTGGCGCGCAGGGCACTCGGCTTCAACATGAGGGTGCTCTACTACGACAGCAAGAGGGTGCCGGAAGAGATCGAGAAAGAATTGAAAGCAACCTTCGTCGATCTTCCAACGCTCCTGAAAGAATCAGATTTCGTCACACTCCACGTTCCACTCACCAAGGAAACCTATCATTTGATAGGCGAAAAAGAACTCAAGATGATGAAAAAGGAAGCCTATCTCATCAACACCGCGAGAGGACCCGTCGTGGACGAAAAGGCGCTCGTGAAGGCTCTGAAGGAAGGCTGGATCAAAGGAGCTGCCTTGGACGTCTTCGAGAACGAACCTGAAATCGAGCCCGAACTGCTCACCTTGGACAACGTTGTGCTCGCACCACACATCGCGTCTGGTTCTTACGCGACCAGATCGAAGATGTCGATCATGGTTGCCGAAAACATCATCAAAGCCTTGAACGGAGAAGTACCACCCAACCTGGTCAATCCGGAAGTGCTTCAGAAGAGAAAGTGAGGGCTTTCGCCCTCACTTTTTTTACGAAGTGAGCTTTTTCATGGAGTTCACATGGAGCATTCTTGCCAGAACTATGAGGACAGCTATTCCGATGGGCAGCAGAACGAACGGGCTGATCTTGAAGATACCATACAGCAGATACATCACCAGCGCCACCACCGCGCAGACTATGGCGTATGGAAGCTGTGTGTTCACGTGGTCCATGTGGTCACAACCTGCGAAGATCGAAGACAGAACAGTCGTGTCGGAGATCGGAGAGCAGTGGTCACCGAAGATGGCACCTGCGAACACCGCTCCCGCCATCACCGTCGTTGATAGCCAGGGATCTTTTGTGATGTTGTACGCCACAGGTATCGCGATGGGTGTGAGGATCGCCATCGTGCCCCAGGAAGTTCCCGTCGAGAAAGAGATTAACATGCCTATCGAG includes:
- a CDS encoding tripartite tricarboxylate transporter TctB family protein, whose protein sequence is MRFGKDFYSGLVFAVIAGWMISESQKIRRLRFDVLDNAFFPTMAAVLLLIFSAGLIVQALLSKEKSSPFRVKKPVRIVLFLASCIAYVLLMEPAGFLLSSILFALATCLIISWPFKAKTIVYSAIFSVATSYVIWYVFEKLLRLVLP
- a CDS encoding nickel-dependent lactate racemase family protein gives rise to the protein MTIKLAYDKDKHLEIEIPNRNLLSIAQARFPRAAVDPTAELKRSLLNPIGSARLSEIVDSRSRVAIVVTDMTRYAMDEIVSELLLEELHRSGVKKENVFFLIALGTHRPMSREEIEEKLGKRIVSEYAVYNHDCRNDLVYLGESSAGFPMKINKRLMEADVKITVGVIEPHLFAGYSGGVKTICVGLAGMETIGATHSLRVLSDARTRLGVIENNIFREFLNEMAEKVRIDFTVNLVLNEEKQLVAAFSGHPIKSFETAVKFTRSCVEVKVPAVADVVISCPGYPKSVNLYQATRAANSVVLGPKPVVKKGGIILIPARCEDGLGDDSYYRFMSSFDSFASFREHVFTHGFGVGEHKSYVLARILSHASIVMSDCEIEDDVLRRIFLSKVSTLQRAVDRILSENPNAEFLVIPNGVHTIPILEG
- a CDS encoding hydroxyacid dehydrogenase → MKVMIVQPIHENGVKMLLNAGFEVIHASSPEPSVVAREIVDCDGVIVRTAPFTAEIIRSAPKLKVIARHGVGVDNIDVEEASKHGIYVVNTPNANALSVAEATVAFILALAKKLKEMDVATRKGEFKIRDLFSTMDIDGKVLGIIGLGRIGSLVAKKCQAAFSMKVLAFDPYIDPARAFELGVELVSLERLLKESDFVTIHVPLTPETKGMIGEAQLRLMKPTAYIINMSRGPIWDELAVLKAVEEGWIAGAATDVFVEEPPKPDHPFFKCEKILLTPHNAALTKECVVRMAEGAAQGVIEVLTGKRPSFPVNMDLLKKYGKI
- the dapA gene encoding 4-hydroxy-tetrahydrodipicolinate synthase, with product MKMSFVPKGVIPAVVTPMNKDESINESAFRKLLNYLVDNGVHGVFIIGSQGEFYALTREEKIRLMEIAVEEVNGRVPVYAGTGGITTREVIELNDAAEKIGVDAVSIITPYYISPSQEELYEHYVKIAKATKLPVLLYNNPGRTGGVKLEPRTVERLAEIDNIVGIKDSSGDLTNTSDYIRRTKGKNFHVLAGRDTLILATLLYGGTGSIAATANVAPKLVASIYDYFVKGDLENAKRAQEELTPLRLAFELGTFPVVIKEALNMIGIEAGPARGPIRSLSEEKKAELRKVLQNMKLL
- a CDS encoding HpcH/HpaI aldolase family protein, with product MLRENRTKKLLKEGKHAIGIMVSEIRTPGIAQMLATAGFDFFVIDMEHSPFSLETVQDMVWAARAGGITPIVRVPTRYGHHNLSRPLDSGAEGLLVPQVQTREEVEEIIRATKYYPLGERGMALRRTPTGFASYKGEEVTRWANENTLIILQIESKKAIDHLEELIMPGVDACLIGPNDLSQSLGVPGDTKHPLVQEYVEKFVEKCLKLNVPCGIHLPSPEALQPWIEKGMKLLMCSSDINLIVDNGKKIVDTLKQMTQGR
- a CDS encoding TIM barrel protein, producing MYPWHDTFHMGLIHFMAYPGAKSEEEILSTVKRVLADEFFQAIEVSALVEEDTLKKIGKMCEVARVELLVAAQPLVLSKKLNLNSLNEEERKAAVQEIKKAIDKAYTANAKAIAFLSGRMPERDRLETAKERLIDSLCEICFYAKERSAQYGYTLAVNLEVFDYSIEKNALVGPAPIAFEVASRVRAFHDNFGLTIDLSHQPLVFEDSFYTLGLLSPFVTHIHVGNAVLEPGHPAYGDQHPRFGIKGGKNDVDELAYFLKALYKIGYFDKKVATEKPIVSFEVKPLADEDPDLVVANAKRTFLAAYAKFLKEV
- the gyaR gene encoding glyoxylate reductase, whose product is MKRFKVFVTRQILPEGLNMLKEKFDVEVSDYDGVIPRDVLLKKVRGVDALLCLLTDNIDAEVMDAAGPNLKIIANYAVGYNNIDVEAATKRGIMVTNTPGVLTETTADFAWALLMAIARRVVEADKFVRAGKFRGWEPMLLLGNDVYGATLGVVGFGRIGQAVARRALGFNMRVLYYDSKRVPEEIEKELKATFVDLPTLLKESDFVTLHVPLTKETYHLIGEKELKMMKKEAYLINTARGPVVDEKALVKALKEGWIKGAALDVFENEPEIEPELLTLDNVVLAPHIASGSYATRSKMSIMVAENIIKALNGEVPPNLVNPEVLQKRK